The following proteins are encoded in a genomic region of Haloarcula marina:
- a CDS encoding redoxin domain-containing protein encodes MLDAGDPAPDFDLEGTAGAGVGAYRLSTAAEQAPVLVAFYTEDFAPTCTAYLEALRDTDWAALTDAIAVFGVAPGSLDDHRQFADELELPFPLLADHPGVDAQFGVQRPDGTTRRAAFLVDGRCRVRFAWADHRDAPGGEPPDIEPIRSAVADL; translated from the coding sequence ATGCTCGACGCGGGCGACCCAGCGCCGGACTTCGACTTGGAGGGGACCGCTGGCGCGGGCGTCGGGGCGTACCGTCTTTCGACGGCGGCCGAACAGGCCCCGGTGCTCGTCGCCTTCTACACCGAGGACTTCGCCCCGACGTGTACGGCGTATCTCGAAGCCCTGCGGGACACCGACTGGGCCGCGCTCACCGACGCCATCGCCGTCTTCGGCGTCGCGCCCGGCAGTCTCGACGACCATCGGCAGTTCGCCGACGAACTGGAACTACCGTTTCCGCTCCTCGCGGACCATCCGGGCGTCGACGCGCAGTTCGGCGTCCAACGACCTGACGGGACGACGCGACGAGCGGCGTTCCTCGTCGACGGGCGCTGTCGGGTCCGGTTCGCGTGGGCCGACCACAGGGACGCGCCGGGCGGCGAACCACCCGATATCGAGCCGATTCGCTCTGCCGTCGCGGACCTGTGA
- a CDS encoding DoxX family protein — protein sequence MSYQATNPLADEFELELDGPLTAYWLALLRVVTGWWFFHAGVTKLIEDGLAFGYGPAYLQQMTGTALGPIPVWMGNNLAFLIKPGVPLFETLIGLALIAGALTRLAALGGVVFMTLFWVGNAGFGHGLVNSDLMGLLLFGTMIVFGAGRYYGLDAVLEKLEFVKQRPKLRYILG from the coding sequence ATGTCCTACCAAGCAACCAACCCACTGGCCGACGAGTTCGAACTCGAACTGGACGGGCCGTTGACGGCGTACTGGCTGGCACTCCTGCGTGTGGTCACCGGATGGTGGTTCTTCCACGCTGGCGTGACCAAACTCATCGAGGACGGCCTGGCCTTCGGATACGGTCCGGCCTACCTCCAACAGATGACCGGCACGGCGCTGGGGCCGATTCCGGTCTGGATGGGGAACAACCTCGCGTTCCTCATCAAGCCCGGCGTCCCGCTGTTCGAGACGCTCATCGGGCTAGCCCTGATAGCGGGCGCACTGACCCGCTTGGCGGCGCTGGGCGGGGTCGTCTTCATGACCCTGTTCTGGGTCGGCAACGCCGGATTCGGGCACGGCCTCGTCAACAGCGACCTGATGGGCCTGCTCCTGTTCGGCACGATGATCGTGTTCGGGGCCGGGCGGTACTACGGTCTCGACGCGGTCCTCGAGAAGTTGGAGTTCGTCAAACAGCGGCCGAAGCTCCGGTACATACTGGGCTAA
- a CDS encoding RtcB family protein, whose amino-acid sequence MPLELVGEHTTARVMVEDESLVEAGCLAQIQRLVDHPAFTEPVRIMPDTHWGAGAPIGFTMPLADRIVPNVVGVDVGCGMAATNLGPELPLEDAERERRVREAVPMGRAVHDYDDAVHLVEEFPFERANDVFRQFDDAYADRFGQRVDPIEFDFDGYDGEYFEDLCERVLADQRQGMGHVIQSVGTLGGGNHFVEFARARESGDYWLVVHSGSRYLGKSVAEYWQSKATDRRAIGAIRSEIPEEYAEYLQFDPETVSDADLYAWVTGGKGESHIQKDRLRRELSGKDIEDAFDALGSLGPHVGDDADRDDDLDWLDGREAHGYYVDMLFAQQYARWNRAVMSDAICETLGVDPVDRFQSVHNYVDFRDLTVRKGATPAREGQRLVVPFNMAEGSVLARGKGNDAYHQTAPHGAGRVMSRGEAHDVVDMDAFADAMADVYSESVVESVRDEAPMAYKDAQRIVDALEPTAEVVDWLDAVHNLKATT is encoded by the coding sequence ATGCCACTGGAGTTGGTCGGCGAGCACACGACGGCGCGGGTGATGGTCGAAGACGAGTCGCTGGTCGAGGCGGGGTGTCTGGCCCAGATTCAGCGCCTCGTCGACCACCCCGCGTTCACCGAACCCGTCCGCATCATGCCCGACACCCACTGGGGGGCGGGCGCTCCCATCGGGTTCACGATGCCGCTGGCTGACCGCATCGTGCCGAACGTCGTCGGCGTCGACGTGGGATGCGGGATGGCGGCGACGAACCTCGGACCGGAACTCCCGCTCGAAGACGCCGAACGCGAGCGTCGGGTCCGCGAGGCCGTTCCGATGGGCCGGGCGGTCCACGATTACGACGACGCGGTCCACCTCGTGGAGGAGTTCCCGTTCGAGCGGGCCAACGACGTGTTCCGGCAGTTCGACGACGCCTACGCCGACCGATTCGGCCAGCGCGTCGATCCGATAGAGTTCGACTTCGACGGCTACGACGGCGAGTACTTCGAGGACCTGTGTGAGCGAGTGCTGGCCGACCAGCGACAGGGGATGGGCCACGTCATCCAGAGCGTCGGGACGCTCGGGGGCGGCAACCACTTCGTCGAGTTCGCTCGCGCACGCGAAAGCGGCGACTACTGGCTGGTCGTCCACAGCGGGTCGCGATACCTCGGGAAGTCCGTCGCGGAGTACTGGCAGTCGAAAGCGACCGACCGGCGGGCCATCGGCGCTATCCGCTCGGAGATTCCCGAGGAGTACGCCGAGTACCTGCAGTTCGACCCGGAGACGGTGAGCGACGCGGACCTCTACGCGTGGGTCACCGGGGGCAAGGGCGAATCCCACATCCAGAAGGACCGACTGCGCCGGGAGTTGTCGGGCAAAGACATCGAGGACGCTTTCGACGCATTGGGGTCGCTCGGTCCACACGTGGGCGACGACGCGGACCGCGACGACGACCTCGATTGGCTGGACGGCCGGGAGGCTCACGGGTACTACGTCGACATGCTGTTCGCCCAGCAGTACGCCCGCTGGAACCGCGCGGTGATGAGCGACGCCATCTGCGAGACGCTGGGCGTCGACCCGGTCGACCGCTTCCAGAGCGTTCACAACTACGTCGACTTCCGCGACCTGACCGTCCGGAAAGGGGCGACCCCCGCCCGGGAGGGCCAGCGGTTGGTCGTCCCGTTCAACATGGCCGAGGGGTCCGTCCTCGCTCGCGGGAAGGGCAACGACGCCTACCACCAGACGGCTCCGCACGGCGCGGGTCGGGTGATGAGCCGCGGCGAGGCCCACGACGTGGTCGACATGGACGCGTTCGCCGACGCGATGGCGGACGTGTACTCGGAGTCCGTCGTCGAGAGCGTCCGCGACGAGGCGCCGATGGCTTACAAGGACGCCCAGCGCATCGTCGACGCCCTCGAACCCACGGCAGAAGTCGTCGATTGGCTAGACGCCGTTCACAATCTCAAGGCGACGACGTAG
- a CDS encoding universal stress protein, translating into MTILVAVADDTISAPVIDTAIRLGEGLGQELYVVHLLEEEVADSEAKHVRDRLRERFADETVVATVALEYVGRTRTRSGPRIAAELLELAADVDITQIVMGHEPKGLAGRLTAGDVAFAVVDAADVPVTIVPTS; encoded by the coding sequence ATGACTATTCTCGTCGCGGTCGCCGACGACACGATTTCCGCGCCGGTCATCGACACGGCGATTCGTCTCGGCGAGGGGTTGGGACAGGAACTGTACGTCGTCCACCTGTTGGAAGAAGAAGTCGCCGACAGCGAGGCGAAACACGTTCGAGACCGTCTCAGAGAGCGCTTCGCCGACGAGACGGTCGTCGCAACGGTGGCGCTCGAATACGTGGGCCGCACACGGACCCGGTCGGGACCCAGAATCGCCGCGGAACTGCTGGAACTGGCCGCCGACGTGGACATCACCCAGATCGTCATGGGCCACGAACCCAAGGGACTGGCGGGTCGGCTGACCGCTGGAGACGTGGCCTTCGCCGTCGTCGATGCCGCGGACGTACCCGTGACGATTGTCCCGACCAGTTAG
- a CDS encoding acyl-CoA dehydrogenase family protein: MDFSLPAEHRMIRDSVREFCDEEIAPIAQDIEDEHRFPNEVFDHLAQLDVMGVPIDEEWGGLGGDQLMYALVCEELGRVSGSVGLSYAAHVSLGSKPIELFGDDDQKERWLEPLATGEHLGAWALTEPGSGSDASDMDTTAERDGDEWVLDGTKQFITNASIAGSILVKAVTDPGAGYDGISTFVVAPEDDGWEVTTEWEKMGLNASPTCELQFDDCRIPADRLLGEEGDGWDQTLETLNGGRISIAALSVGLAQGAYEAAKSYATEREQFGRPISKFDAIRDKLVEMDRKIERARLLTHKAATMYDEGADTTRISSLAKLDASEICREVAEDAVQVLGGYGYTTDFAPQRFYRDAKLMEIGEGTSEIQRLVLGRELGL; the protein is encoded by the coding sequence ATGGACTTCTCGCTCCCAGCAGAGCATCGCATGATTCGGGACTCGGTACGGGAGTTCTGCGACGAGGAAATCGCCCCCATCGCACAGGACATCGAGGACGAACACCGCTTCCCCAACGAGGTGTTCGACCACCTCGCGCAGTTGGACGTGATGGGCGTCCCTATCGACGAGGAGTGGGGCGGACTGGGCGGTGACCAGTTGATGTACGCGCTCGTCTGCGAGGAGTTGGGTCGCGTCTCCGGGTCTGTCGGCCTCTCGTACGCCGCCCACGTCTCGCTGGGGTCGAAACCCATCGAACTGTTCGGCGACGACGACCAGAAGGAGCGGTGGCTGGAACCGCTGGCGACGGGCGAGCACCTCGGCGCGTGGGCGCTCACCGAACCCGGGAGCGGGAGCGACGCCAGCGACATGGACACCACTGCCGAGAGAGACGGCGACGAGTGGGTGCTCGACGGGACCAAGCAGTTCATCACGAACGCCTCTATCGCCGGGTCGATACTGGTGAAGGCCGTTACGGACCCCGGCGCGGGCTACGACGGCATCTCGACGTTCGTCGTCGCACCGGAGGACGACGGCTGGGAGGTCACCACCGAGTGGGAGAAGATGGGACTGAACGCCTCGCCCACCTGCGAACTCCAGTTCGACGACTGCCGGATTCCCGCCGACAGACTGCTCGGCGAGGAAGGCGACGGCTGGGACCAGACGCTCGAGACGCTCAACGGCGGCCGCATCTCCATCGCCGCGCTCTCGGTGGGACTCGCGCAGGGGGCCTACGAGGCCGCGAAATCGTACGCCACCGAGCGCGAGCAGTTCGGGCGACCGATTTCGAAGTTCGACGCCATCCGGGACAAACTCGTCGAGATGGACCGAAAGATAGAGCGTGCGCGATTGCTGACACACAAGGCCGCGACGATGTACGACGAGGGCGCAGACACCACGCGCATCTCCTCGCTCGCGAAGTTGGACGCGAGCGAGATATGTCGGGAAGTCGCCGAAGACGCCGTACAGGTGCTCGGGGGGTACGGCTACACCACCGATTTCGCGCCGCAGCGGTTTTATCGGGACGCCAAACTGATGGAAATTGGCGAGGGAACCAGCGAGATACAGCGGTTAGTGCTTGGCCGCGAATTGGGCCTGTAA
- a CDS encoding RIO1 family regulatory kinase/ATPase produces MALRRLLRGTVPWEQLEGVAAAVLARYDEPAGRVEFLEADNWLSTPFVVNDRWFVKLITQQNSLVHALLTTGRNLGAFSSGTEGFFEHFGTPYQMAEHELAATRRMRELGVNAPEPVEAFEYEGMGVLVFEYLREFETLDELPAEAAEAHAPTVFDYLHRMHEDGLAHGDFRCENVLVADGTLYFIDATSVREEGIADARAYDVACALGALEPLVGARVAVDAVARYYTTAELLAAEEFLDFVNIRPDHDFDAAAIRGAVEQRAN; encoded by the coding sequence ATGGCGCTTCGCCGACTCCTCCGTGGTACGGTCCCGTGGGAGCAACTGGAGGGCGTCGCCGCCGCGGTACTGGCGCGCTACGACGAACCCGCGGGCCGCGTCGAGTTCCTGGAGGCCGACAACTGGCTGTCGACGCCGTTCGTCGTGAACGACCGCTGGTTCGTGAAACTCATCACCCAGCAGAATTCGCTGGTCCACGCGCTCCTGACGACCGGTCGGAACCTCGGCGCGTTCTCCTCGGGGACGGAGGGCTTCTTCGAGCACTTCGGCACGCCGTACCAGATGGCCGAACACGAACTCGCGGCGACCCGGCGGATGCGTGAACTGGGCGTCAACGCTCCCGAACCCGTCGAAGCCTTCGAGTACGAGGGGATGGGCGTCCTCGTCTTCGAGTACCTGCGGGAGTTCGAGACGCTGGACGAGTTGCCCGCCGAGGCCGCCGAGGCCCACGCGCCGACGGTGTTCGACTACCTCCATCGGATGCACGAGGACGGCCTCGCTCACGGCGACTTCCGCTGTGAGAACGTCCTCGTCGCGGACGGGACGCTGTACTTCATCGACGCGACCAGCGTCCGGGAAGAAGGCATCGCGGACGCCCGTGCGTACGACGTGGCCTGCGCGCTCGGCGCCCTGGAACCGCTCGTCGGCGCGCGTGTCGCCGTCGACGCCGTCGCCCGCTACTACACCACGGCGGAACTCCTCGCGGCCGAGGAGTTCCTCGATTTCGTCAACATCCGGCCGGACCACGACTTCGACGCCGCCGCGATTCGCGGCGCGGTCGAACAGCGGGCTAACTGA
- a CDS encoding DMT family transporter: protein MNDPPVDPRVGLVVAVLAVSTSAILVRASEAPAAVAAFYRVLLTTAIVAPLAVTRNPDAFSRLKRRDVVAAAATGVALAVHFATWFESLAWTSVAASVTLVQSQPLFVAVGAWAVLDERVTRGTALGILVAVGGIVVMSLGELLGGGVGPDPLYGNALALVGGVTAAAYVLAGRSLRQRFPLFPYVTVVYAVAAVCLFAFVLEQGHPVTGYAPREWVLFSLMALGPGLFGHTVLNWALGHLESSLVSVSLLGEPVGSALLALLLFSEVPGSWTLVGGAVVLCGVAVTARSRQSVS from the coding sequence GTGAACGACCCGCCGGTCGACCCTCGGGTCGGCCTCGTCGTCGCCGTTCTCGCAGTCAGTACGAGCGCAATTCTCGTGCGCGCGAGCGAGGCGCCCGCCGCCGTCGCGGCGTTCTACCGCGTGCTCCTGACGACGGCTATCGTCGCGCCGTTGGCGGTGACCCGCAACCCGGACGCGTTTTCGAGACTGAAACGGCGAGACGTGGTCGCGGCGGCCGCCACCGGCGTCGCGCTAGCCGTCCACTTCGCCACCTGGTTCGAGAGCCTCGCGTGGACCAGCGTGGCCGCCTCCGTGACGCTCGTCCAGTCCCAACCCCTGTTCGTCGCCGTGGGGGCGTGGGCCGTGCTCGATGAGCGAGTCACGCGCGGGACGGCGCTGGGCATCCTCGTCGCCGTCGGCGGTATCGTCGTGATGTCGCTCGGGGAACTGCTCGGCGGCGGCGTCGGCCCAGACCCACTGTACGGGAACGCGCTGGCGCTCGTCGGCGGGGTGACGGCCGCCGCCTACGTCCTCGCGGGGCGGTCGCTCCGCCAGCGGTTCCCCCTGTTCCCGTACGTCACTGTCGTCTACGCCGTCGCCGCCGTCTGCCTGTTCGCGTTCGTCCTCGAACAGGGCCATCCCGTGACCGGTTACGCGCCCCGCGAGTGGGTCCTGTTCTCGCTGATGGCGCTCGGCCCCGGCCTGTTCGGCCACACGGTGCTGAACTGGGCGCTGGGCCACCTCGAGTCGAGTCTGGTGAGCGTCTCGCTGCTGGGCGAACCAGTCGGGAGCGCGCTGCTCGCGCTCCTGTTGTTCTCGGAGGTCCCCGGGTCGTGGACCCTCGTCGGCGGGGCCGTCGTCCTCTGTGGCGTCGCCGTGACCGCTCGCTCGCGGCAGTCGGTCAGTTAG
- a CDS encoding NAD(P)/FAD-dependent oxidoreductase, protein MTDVLVVGGGPAGLSAALFTAKNGLETVVYDTDETWLHKAHLFNYLGIESKDGTEFIEDARQQVEEFGVERRSAEVTGVEQTDDGFAVTTADGDAEATYLVLATGADRSLAEELGCAFDGDVVDVTVSMETDIENAYATGAMVRDQEWQAVISAGDGGAAALDILSKEEGEHFHDFDTPADAE, encoded by the coding sequence ATGACCGACGTACTCGTCGTCGGCGGTGGTCCCGCCGGACTGAGCGCGGCACTGTTTACAGCGAAGAACGGGCTCGAGACGGTCGTCTACGACACCGACGAGACGTGGTTGCACAAGGCCCACTTGTTCAACTATCTGGGCATCGAGTCGAAGGACGGCACCGAGTTCATCGAAGACGCTCGGCAACAGGTCGAGGAGTTCGGCGTCGAGCGGCGTTCGGCGGAAGTCACGGGCGTCGAACAGACTGACGACGGATTCGCCGTCACCACCGCGGACGGCGACGCCGAGGCCACCTACCTCGTGTTGGCGACGGGGGCGGACCGCTCGCTCGCCGAGGAACTCGGCTGTGCGTTCGACGGCGACGTGGTGGACGTGACCGTCTCGATGGAGACGGACATCGAGAACGCGTACGCGACGGGCGCGATGGTCCGCGACCAAGAGTGGCAGGCCGTCATCTCCGCGGGCGACGGCGGCGCGGCGGCGCTCGACATCCTCTCGAAGGAAGAAGGCGAGCACTTCCACGACTTCGATACGCCCGCCGACGCCGAGTGA
- a CDS encoding BMP family lipoprotein — protein MTDERNSGDESGTSTEGVAKGVDRRTLLKSSGALVGGLALAGCSGDGGDGGGTDGGDGSDGGGGQSDGSDGTTAGGGGETTNIAIVSSPAGFDDNAFNDLALQGLQTAAEEYDIEINQVEETEQAQYQTTQANLAQSGDYALIVLVSYNHTEALQQNAQDYPDQNWMLINDHVEQPNVAGYTWANHQMSYLAGVLAGTMTTQELSHEGSSTDPGTPQIGFVGGVDGSLINAFERAYVAGAEWVNSDVSVNVGYIGNYTDTSTAADIASSQYDDGADIVYHAAAAAGRGVFQAAQDNGRFAVGVDADQSQTLPDFQDVILGSAVKYINEGTYEVAAAVAEGNFQSVSGPNTLGLEDEAVDCVIGQAFEGQLPDAVSQNLAEAKQGITSGDITVPCTASGCN, from the coding sequence ATGACAGATGAGCGTAATTCGGGCGACGAGTCCGGTACTTCGACCGAAGGCGTAGCGAAAGGCGTCGACCGGCGGACCCTCCTCAAATCCAGCGGTGCGCTGGTCGGCGGCCTCGCGCTGGCTGGCTGTTCCGGCGACGGCGGTGACGGCGGCGGGACGGACGGCGGCGACGGCAGCGACGGTGGCGGCGGACAGTCGGACGGGAGCGACGGCACGACGGCGGGCGGTGGCGGGGAGACGACGAACATCGCCATCGTCTCGAGCCCCGCGGGGTTCGACGACAACGCGTTCAACGACCTCGCGTTGCAGGGCCTCCAGACGGCCGCCGAAGAGTACGACATCGAGATAAATCAGGTCGAGGAGACCGAACAGGCCCAGTACCAGACGACGCAGGCGAACCTCGCCCAGAGCGGTGATTACGCGCTCATCGTCCTCGTCTCGTACAATCACACCGAGGCGCTCCAGCAGAACGCACAGGACTATCCGGACCAGAACTGGATGCTCATCAACGACCACGTCGAGCAACCGAACGTCGCGGGCTACACGTGGGCGAACCACCAGATGTCCTACCTCGCAGGCGTGCTCGCCGGGACCATGACGACGCAGGAACTCTCCCACGAGGGGAGTTCGACCGACCCGGGCACCCCGCAGATCGGCTTCGTCGGCGGCGTCGACGGGTCGCTCATCAACGCCTTCGAGCGGGCCTACGTCGCGGGCGCGGAGTGGGTCAACTCGGACGTGAGCGTCAACGTCGGCTACATCGGCAACTACACCGACACGAGCACGGCCGCCGACATCGCGAGTTCGCAGTACGACGACGGCGCGGACATCGTCTATCACGCCGCGGCGGCGGCCGGTCGGGGCGTCTTTCAGGCCGCACAGGACAACGGCCGGTTCGCCGTCGGCGTCGACGCCGACCAGTCACAGACCCTCCCGGACTTCCAGGACGTCATCCTCGGGTCGGCGGTCAAGTACATCAACGAGGGGACCTACGAGGTGGCCGCGGCCGTCGCCGAGGGGAACTTCCAGTCCGTCTCCGGCCCGAACACGCTCGGCCTGGAGGACGAGGCGGTCGACTGCGTCATCGGACAGGCGTTCGAGGGCCAACTCCCCGACGCCGTCTCGCAGAACTTAGCGGAGGCCAAGCAGGGCATCACCAGCGGTGACATCACGGTTCCCTGTACGGCCTCCGGCTGTAACTAA
- a CDS encoding ABC transporter ATP-binding protein translates to MAGEGDAPAVELRGITKRFGDVVANDGVDFTLERGTVHALLGENGSGKTTLMSVLYGLYEHDAGEIRIHGEPRSFDSPRDAIDAGVGMIHQHFQLVEPMTVLQNVVLGHEPTERGLVDETTARGDVETLSDRYDFDVAQHLDTPVRDVGLGVRQRVEIVKSLYRGAEILVLDEPTAVLTPQEVEGLFEVMDELTASGRSLIFITHKLDEALTAADEITVLRDGSAVGTVDAADTSEQELARMMVGREVLFDRRPRETTPGDRVLEVDGLRVHGDRGIEQVRGVDLTVREGEILGIAGVQGNGQAELVEALTGLRSVDDGTVRFEDEDITGLSRRRRIERGIAYVPEDRQAEGVVMGYDLVRNALLGNQTVEPYVDGWVVDWGAVADHAADIVDEYDVQPPNPEAKARSLSGGNQQKFIVGREIEHDPAAIVAAHPTRGVDIGSIEFIHDRLTTLRDAGVAIVFVSSKLEEIQKLSDRIAVMYEGEFIDVLDPETTTEEELGLLMAGHDSSDEERPMDSEVQS, encoded by the coding sequence ATGGCCGGTGAGGGCGATGCCCCCGCCGTCGAACTCCGCGGCATCACCAAGCGGTTCGGTGACGTCGTCGCGAACGACGGCGTGGACTTCACGCTGGAACGCGGGACGGTCCACGCACTGCTCGGCGAGAACGGGTCGGGCAAGACGACGCTGATGAGCGTCCTCTACGGACTGTACGAACACGACGCCGGGGAGATACGCATCCACGGCGAACCGCGGTCGTTCGACTCGCCGCGGGACGCCATCGACGCCGGTGTCGGCATGATTCACCAGCACTTCCAGTTGGTCGAACCGATGACGGTCCTCCAGAACGTCGTTCTCGGGCACGAACCGACGGAGCGGGGCTTGGTCGACGAGACGACGGCGCGGGGGGACGTGGAGACGCTCTCGGACCGCTACGACTTCGACGTGGCCCAGCATCTGGACACGCCCGTCCGAGACGTGGGCCTCGGCGTTCGCCAGCGGGTCGAAATCGTCAAGAGCCTCTATCGGGGGGCCGAGATTCTCGTCCTCGACGAACCGACGGCCGTCCTCACGCCCCAAGAGGTCGAGGGCCTGTTCGAGGTGATGGACGAACTCACGGCGTCGGGTCGCTCGCTCATCTTCATCACGCACAAACTCGACGAGGCGCTCACCGCGGCGGACGAGATAACCGTCCTGCGCGACGGGTCGGCCGTGGGGACGGTCGACGCCGCCGACACCTCCGAGCAGGAACTGGCGCGGATGATGGTCGGCCGGGAGGTGCTGTTCGACCGGCGACCCCGCGAGACGACACCCGGCGACCGGGTACTCGAAGTCGATGGACTTCGCGTCCACGGCGACCGCGGCATCGAGCAAGTCCGGGGCGTCGACCTCACGGTCCGCGAGGGCGAGATACTGGGTATCGCGGGCGTCCAGGGTAACGGCCAGGCCGAACTGGTCGAGGCGCTAACCGGCCTCCGAAGCGTCGACGACGGCACGGTCCGGTTCGAAGACGAAGACATCACGGGACTGAGCCGTCGCCGCCGCATCGAGCGCGGCATCGCCTACGTCCCCGAGGACCGGCAAGCGGAGGGAGTGGTGATGGGATACGACTTGGTCAGAAACGCCCTGCTGGGCAACCAGACGGTCGAACCCTACGTCGACGGCTGGGTCGTCGACTGGGGCGCCGTCGCCGACCACGCCGCGGACATCGTCGACGAGTACGACGTGCAGCCCCCGAATCCGGAGGCGAAAGCGCGCTCGTTGTCGGGCGGGAACCAGCAGAAGTTCATCGTCGGCCGGGAGATAGAACACGACCCGGCCGCCATCGTCGCGGCCCACCCCACGCGGGGCGTCGACATCGGCTCTATCGAGTTCATCCACGACCGCCTCACCACGCTCCGCGACGCGGGCGTCGCCATCGTGTTCGTCTCCTCGAAACTGGAGGAGATTCAGAAGCTGTCGGACCGCATCGCCGTGATGTACGAAGGGGAGTTCATCGACGTGCTGGACCCTGAGACCACCACGGAGGAGGAACTGGGGCTGTTGATGGCCGGGCACGATTCGTCCGATGAGGAACGGCCGATGGACTCGGAGGTGCAGTCGTGA
- a CDS encoding ABC transporter permease: MLSASALQRLGIAVASTGLALLVGLVVVAATGYDPVQFLVDVFEGSFGDSTATARTLKFTTIFVLTGVAVAVAFRAGVFNIGVQGQFVVGGFATIVTILWLAPFLPGGAVGGVALMALGTVAAVLAGGAYAAIPGLLKAYADANEIITTIMLNFIAVGVVGFLVEGPFRGEGNRAPNTARLPEYVDLPRLVYDNPDFSVVGLAVAVVTVVIVAFVVGRTRFGYDLVTSGRQEAAATFSGVDPDRMVVATMTFSGMLAGVAGAVFAIMIQGYYSDPSGVATYGFDAIAVSLLAANNPLGVVPASLLFGGLDSAGSHISINSDLPVQLIDGIIGLVVLFVAAPELFRMAAERVGLGEDRR; the protein is encoded by the coding sequence ATGTTGTCCGCGTCGGCGCTCCAGCGACTCGGTATCGCCGTCGCGTCGACCGGACTCGCCCTGCTGGTCGGCCTCGTCGTCGTCGCGGCGACGGGCTACGACCCGGTGCAGTTCCTGGTCGACGTGTTCGAGGGGTCGTTCGGCGACAGCACCGCCACCGCGCGGACGCTGAAGTTCACGACCATCTTCGTCTTGACCGGCGTCGCCGTGGCCGTGGCCTTCCGCGCGGGCGTGTTCAACATCGGCGTCCAGGGCCAGTTCGTCGTCGGCGGGTTCGCGACTATCGTCACGATTCTCTGGCTCGCGCCGTTCCTGCCCGGCGGGGCGGTCGGCGGCGTCGCGCTGATGGCGCTCGGAACCGTCGCGGCCGTCCTCGCTGGCGGCGCGTACGCCGCGATTCCGGGCTTGCTGAAGGCCTACGCGGACGCCAACGAGATTATCACGACCATCATGTTGAACTTCATCGCTGTCGGCGTCGTCGGCTTCCTCGTCGAGGGGCCGTTCCGCGGGGAGGGCAACCGCGCGCCGAACACCGCGCGCCTCCCGGAGTACGTCGACCTACCGCGACTCGTCTACGACAACCCGGACTTCTCCGTCGTCGGCCTCGCCGTCGCCGTGGTGACCGTCGTTATCGTCGCGTTCGTCGTGGGCCGCACGAGATTCGGCTACGACCTCGTGACCAGCGGGCGGCAGGAGGCGGCGGCGACGTTCTCGGGCGTCGACCCCGACCGGATGGTGGTCGCGACGATGACGTTCTCCGGGATGCTCGCCGGGGTCGCCGGAGCGGTGTTCGCCATCATGATTCAAGGGTACTACAGCGACCCGTCGGGCGTCGCGACGTACGGCTTCGACGCCATCGCGGTCAGTCTCCTCGCGGCGAACAATCCGCTGGGCGTCGTCCCGGCCAGCCTCCTCTTCGGCGGCCTCGACTCTGCGGGGTCGCACATCAGCATCAACAGCGACCTGCCGGTCCAACTCATCGACGGTATCATCGGCCTCGTCGTCCTGTTCGTCGCCGCGCCCGAACTGTTCCGGATGGCCGCCGAGCGTGTCGGGTTGGGGGAGGACCGAAGATGA